A stretch of Pseudomonas sp. LRP2-20 DNA encodes these proteins:
- a CDS encoding LysR family transcriptional regulator, whose amino-acid sequence MNWDDTRVFLALCREQTLRGAARRLGVDQATVGRRLASLEGALHATLFLRTSSGYSLTSAGEVAMRAALAMESAAAGLQRQILGLDDRLSGVVRVTSTDAFASDFIIPAVARLRQEHPGIEVQLHASTQMLNLSQREADIAVRTHKPDNPELVVRSLARWQTALFASHTYLQHFGEPVPGGAFAGHELVIYQPYLDSGKEVTLAGEPIAKGRIAMTCTSGLMVRQALASGIGLGELPVPMGARAGLQQVWAQGRPYDIWLVTHQDVRHTARVRVVIDAIAKAFSL is encoded by the coding sequence ATGAACTGGGACGACACCCGCGTGTTTCTTGCATTGTGCCGCGAGCAAACCCTGCGCGGCGCCGCACGCCGCCTGGGCGTGGACCAGGCCACGGTGGGTCGCCGGCTCGCATCGCTGGAGGGCGCGCTGCATGCCACGCTGTTCCTGCGGACCTCCAGCGGTTACTCCCTAACCAGCGCCGGCGAAGTGGCCATGCGGGCTGCCTTGGCGATGGAATCTGCCGCCGCCGGCCTGCAGCGGCAGATTCTTGGACTGGATGACCGCCTGAGCGGGGTGGTGAGAGTGACCAGTACCGACGCCTTCGCGTCGGACTTCATCATCCCAGCCGTGGCTCGGTTGCGCCAGGAACACCCTGGGATCGAGGTGCAATTGCACGCGTCCACGCAGATGCTCAACCTCAGCCAGCGCGAGGCAGATATCGCCGTACGTACGCACAAGCCGGACAACCCTGAACTGGTGGTGCGGAGCCTGGCGCGCTGGCAAACCGCACTGTTCGCCTCGCATACGTACCTCCAGCACTTTGGCGAGCCGGTGCCCGGTGGTGCGTTTGCCGGGCACGAACTGGTGATCTACCAGCCTTATCTGGACAGCGGCAAGGAGGTGACACTGGCCGGCGAACCGATCGCCAAAGGGCGCATCGCCATGACTTGCACCTCGGGGCTGATGGTGCGCCAAGCACTGGCCAGTGGCATCGGGCTGGGTGAACTGCCGGTGCCGATGGGCGCACGTGCGGGCTTGCAGCAAGTGTGGGCGCAAGGCAGGCCTTACGACATCTGGCTGGTGACCCATCAGGATGTCCGCCATACGGCGCGGGTGCGGGTGGTGATCGATGCGATCGCCAAGGCGTTCAGCCTCTAG
- a CDS encoding LysR substrate-binding domain-containing protein, whose product MEDLNSLYYFTQVVEHGGFAPAGRALDMPKSKLSRRIADLEDRLGVRLLHRTSRHCSLTEIGQAYYNRCLAMRVEAEGAAEIIERNRSEPRGLVRISCPTTLLNSWVGPMLTRYMLKYPQVELFIESTNRRVDLLHEGFDIALRVRFPPLENTDMVMKVLSNSTQCLVGQPQYLEQLPKGFDPQLLGTLPSLHWGSAQREYQWELFQGEDNSRSIVIPHTPRMVTDDLFALRHFVVAGVGIAHLPRVAVREDLAAGRLVELIPDWHPRCGIVHAIFPSRRGLLPSVRALIDHLAEEFAISDMA is encoded by the coding sequence ACCTGCCGGCCGGGCGCTGGACATGCCCAAGTCGAAGCTCAGCCGGCGCATCGCCGACCTTGAGGACCGCCTCGGCGTGCGCCTGCTGCACCGCACCAGCCGCCACTGCTCGCTGACCGAGATCGGCCAGGCCTACTACAACCGTTGCCTGGCCATGCGCGTGGAAGCCGAGGGTGCGGCAGAGATCATCGAGCGCAACCGCAGCGAACCGCGCGGGCTGGTGCGCATCAGCTGCCCGACCACCCTGCTCAATTCCTGGGTCGGGCCGATGCTGACCCGCTACATGCTCAAGTACCCGCAGGTGGAGCTGTTCATCGAGAGCACCAACCGCCGCGTCGACCTGCTGCACGAGGGCTTCGATATCGCCCTGCGGGTACGCTTCCCGCCATTGGAAAACACCGACATGGTGATGAAGGTGCTGAGCAACAGCACCCAGTGCCTGGTCGGCCAGCCGCAGTACCTGGAACAACTGCCGAAGGGCTTTGACCCGCAGTTGCTCGGCACGCTGCCGAGCCTGCACTGGGGCAGCGCCCAGCGGGAGTACCAGTGGGAGCTGTTCCAGGGCGAGGACAACAGCCGCAGCATCGTCATCCCGCATACGCCGCGCATGGTCACCGATGACCTGTTCGCCCTGCGCCACTTCGTGGTGGCCGGCGTGGGCATTGCGCACTTGCCGCGGGTGGCGGTGCGTGAAGACCTGGCGGCGGGGCGATTGGTCGAGCTGATTCCTGACTGGCACCCGCGTTGCGGCATCGTGCATGCGATCTTCCCGTCGCGGCGCGGGTTGCTGCCTTCGGTGCGTGCGCTGATCGATCACCTGGCCGAAGAGTTCGCCATCAGCGACATGGCCTGA
- a CDS encoding OprD family porin, producing the protein MIRANPGPGRALLATLALCPALSQAEDPGWSLLSRNYFLHSDFRSPSASGQNYRQEWAQGFIGEVRSGFTEGTVGVGLDAHGFLGLKLDGGRGHAGTGLLPRDSDGRAESDYSSAGAALKLRLGNTQLRYGEMTVETPVFDTADKRLHPEYATGWFVDNTDLPDWRLQAGRFTAFNNQDNSSTHDDFSGYGATTRNRAISLAGATFAPHGPFGGALYAGQLEDTWRQAYLNLNLAEGNWRLDGNLYKTRDTGNASAGAIDTLAYSLLGKYSFGAQALTLAYQKVEGDTPFDFVGGDSIYLANSIKYADFNGPGERSWQLRYDLNFATLGVPGLSLMGRYVSGRGIDGSHAPSSGAYVNQYGQGGKHWERDVDLKYVVQSGAAKDLSLSFSHVSHRANQAQAGDDIDRLYLIIEYPLKGSF; encoded by the coding sequence ATGATCCGCGCCAACCCCGGACCAGGCCGCGCCCTGCTCGCCACCCTCGCCCTCTGCCCGGCACTCAGCCAGGCAGAAGATCCCGGCTGGTCGCTGCTCAGCCGCAACTATTTCCTGCACAGCGACTTCCGCTCGCCCTCCGCCAGCGGCCAGAACTACCGCCAGGAATGGGCCCAGGGCTTCATCGGCGAGGTCCGCTCGGGCTTCACCGAAGGCACGGTCGGTGTCGGCCTCGACGCCCATGGCTTCCTCGGCCTCAAGCTCGACGGCGGCCGCGGCCATGCCGGCACCGGCTTGCTGCCCCGCGACAGCGATGGCCGCGCCGAGTCCGACTACTCCAGCGCCGGCGCCGCGCTCAAGCTACGCCTGGGCAACACCCAGCTGCGTTACGGTGAAATGACCGTCGAAACCCCGGTGTTCGACACCGCCGACAAGCGCCTGCATCCGGAGTACGCCACCGGCTGGTTCGTGGACAATACCGACCTGCCTGACTGGCGCCTGCAGGCCGGGCGCTTCACGGCCTTCAACAACCAGGACAACAGCTCCACCCACGACGATTTCAGCGGCTACGGCGCCACCACCCGCAACCGCGCCATCAGCCTGGCCGGCGCCACCTTTGCGCCGCACGGCCCCTTCGGCGGCGCATTGTACGCCGGGCAGCTGGAGGACACCTGGCGCCAGGCCTACCTCAACCTGAACCTGGCAGAAGGCAATTGGCGCCTGGACGGCAATCTCTACAAGACCCGCGACACCGGCAATGCCAGCGCCGGGGCGATCGACACCCTCGCCTACAGCCTGCTGGGCAAGTACAGCTTCGGCGCTCAGGCCCTGACCCTGGCGTACCAGAAGGTCGAGGGCGACACGCCGTTCGACTTCGTCGGCGGCGACTCCATCTACCTGGCCAACTCGATCAAGTACGCCGACTTCAACGGCCCCGGCGAGCGCTCCTGGCAACTGCGCTACGACCTCAACTTCGCCACCCTCGGCGTGCCTGGCCTGAGCCTGATGGGCCGCTACGTCAGCGGCCGCGGTATCGATGGCAGTCACGCCCCGTCCAGCGGAGCCTATGTGAACCAGTACGGCCAGGGCGGCAAGCACTGGGAGCGCGACGTCGACCTGAAATACGTGGTCCAGTCCGGTGCCGCCAAGGACCTCAGCCTGTCGTTCTCACACGTCAGCCACCGCGCCAACCAGGCCCAGGCCGGCGATGACATCGACCGCCTCTACCTGATCATCGAATACCCCCTCAAAGGCAGCTTCTGA
- a CDS encoding MFS transporter, with product MNNSIRAPWLPIWAGLCASLVGIGLARFAYTPLIPALIGAHWFASSAVVYLGAANLAGYLIGALIGRPLAARWSSAMALRGMMVLVSLTFLACAWPLSVSWFFAWRLLSGVAGGVIMVLVASAILPHVTASRRGLASGAIFLGLGLGVAASASLVPWLLDKGLQQTWLGLSALSLLLTVTSWAGWPVELEHSSVPPARRQAAVSPAILVLFGQYALMATALVAPMMFLVDYISRGLGAGNHAGAVIWGLYGLGAIAGPVLYGLLADHLGARAGIRLVLLAQLGALGILLSSHDLRLLGVAALLIGSFPPGIVPLALARVHQLVDGHDRQNATWSRATVSFASFQAIAGYAYSALFAATDGHYAVLFAVAAGAVLLALLVDLLLKEPQAMSLMANSSAR from the coding sequence ATGAACAATTCGATACGTGCACCCTGGTTGCCGATTTGGGCTGGGCTATGTGCCAGCCTGGTCGGGATCGGCCTGGCACGGTTTGCTTATACACCGCTGATTCCGGCACTGATCGGTGCTCACTGGTTCGCCAGTTCAGCAGTGGTCTATCTGGGGGCGGCGAACCTGGCCGGCTACCTGATCGGCGCCCTGATTGGCAGGCCGCTGGCTGCCCGGTGGTCGAGCGCCATGGCGCTGCGCGGCATGATGGTGCTGGTGAGCCTGACATTCCTGGCGTGTGCCTGGCCGTTGTCGGTGAGCTGGTTCTTTGCCTGGCGCCTGCTGTCGGGCGTGGCAGGTGGTGTGATCATGGTGCTGGTGGCCAGCGCAATATTGCCCCATGTCACTGCCTCGCGACGCGGCCTGGCCAGCGGGGCCATCTTCCTGGGCCTGGGCCTGGGCGTTGCGGCTTCTGCGAGTCTGGTGCCATGGTTGCTGGATAAAGGCCTGCAGCAGACCTGGCTGGGGCTGTCCGCGTTGTCGCTGCTGCTGACCGTTACCAGCTGGGCAGGCTGGCCCGTTGAACTTGAACATTCGTCGGTGCCCCCCGCACGGCGGCAGGCGGCGGTTTCACCCGCAATTCTCGTGCTGTTTGGGCAATACGCGTTGATGGCCACGGCGCTGGTGGCGCCCATGATGTTTCTGGTCGATTACATCAGCCGCGGGCTGGGCGCGGGCAACCACGCTGGTGCTGTCATATGGGGGCTCTATGGCCTGGGCGCGATTGCCGGACCGGTACTGTATGGGTTGTTGGCCGATCACCTCGGTGCCCGTGCCGGCATTCGTCTGGTGCTGCTGGCACAACTGGGTGCGCTCGGGATCTTGCTGAGCAGTCACGACCTGCGCCTGCTGGGTGTCGCCGCACTGCTGATCGGCTCCTTCCCCCCGGGCATCGTGCCATTGGCGCTTGCCAGGGTGCATCAGCTGGTGGACGGCCATGACCGGCAGAATGCGACCTGGAGCCGTGCGACAGTTTCGTTCGCCAGTTTTCAGGCCATTGCCGGCTACGCATACTCGGCGTTGTTCGCCGCCACGGATGGCCACTACGCTGTGCTGTTCGCGGTGGCGGCCGGGGCGGTGTTGCTGGCGCTGCTGGTCGACCTGCTGCTCAAGGAGCCTCAGGCCATGTCGCTGATGGCGAACTCTTCGGCCAGGTGA